One genomic segment of Arachis duranensis cultivar V14167 chromosome 4, aradu.V14167.gnm2.J7QH, whole genome shotgun sequence includes these proteins:
- the LOC107486663 gene encoding LOW QUALITY PROTEIN: UDP-glucose 6-dehydrogenase 1 (The sequence of the model RefSeq protein was modified relative to this genomic sequence to represent the inferred CDS: inserted 1 base in 1 codon): MVKICCIGAGYVGGPTMAVIALKCPSIEVAVVDISKPRIAAWNSDQLPIYEPGLEXGKAADLTYWESAARMIADVSKSDKIVVEKSTVPVKTAEAIEKILTHNSKGIKFQILSNPEFLAEGTAIEDLFKPDRVLIGGRETPEGQKALQTLKEVYAHWVPEERILTTNLWSAELSKLAANAFLAQRISSVNAMSALCEATGANIQQVSFAVGTDTRIGPKFLNASVGFGGSCFQKDILNLVYICECNGLPEVAEYWKQVIKINDYQKSRFVNRVVSSMFNTVSSKKVAILGFAFKKDTGDTRETPAIDVCKGLLGDKANLSIYDPQVTEDQIQRDLSMNKFDWDHPIHLQPTSPSTVKKVSVVWDAYEATKDAHGICILTEWDEFKTLDYQRIYENMQKPAFVFDGRNIVDADKLRDIGFIVYSIGKPLDAWLKDMPAVVA, translated from the exons ATGGTGAAGATTTGCTGCATTGGTGCTGGATATGTTGGGGGTCCTACAATGGCAGTCATTGCACTGAAGTGCCCATCCATTGAAGTCGCCGTTGTCGATATCTCCAAACCTCGTATTGCAGCCTGGAATAGCGACCAGCTACCCATCTATGAGCCCGGCCTTG CCGGCAAAGCAGCCGATTTGACCTATTGGGAGAGCGCTGCTCGCATGATTGCTGATGTCTCAAAGTCAGACAAAATCGTTGTTGAGAAATCCACTGTCCCTGTCAAGACAGCTGAGGCTATAGAGAAAATTTTGACTCACAATAGCAAGGGAATCAAGTTCCAGATCCTGTCAAACCCGGAATTCCTTGCCGAGGGAACTGCAATTGAAGACCTTTTCAAGCCAGACCGTGTCCTTATCGGTGGCCGGGAGACCCCAGAAGGCCAGAAAGCTCTCCAAACATTGAAGGAAGTTTATGCTCACTGGGTCCCTGAAGAGAGAATCCTAACCACTAACCTGTGGTCTGCTGAGCTGTCTAAGCTTGCTgccaatgccttcttggcacaGAGGATTTCATCTGTTAATGCAATGTCGGCGCTTTGTGAGGCTACCGGGGCAAATATCCAGCAGGTGTCCTTTGCTGTGGGTACTGACACAAGAATTGGACCCAAGTTCCTCAATGCCAGTGTTGGATTTGGTGGATCCTGCTTCCAGAAGGATATCCTGAACCTTGTCTACATCTGTGAGTGCAACGGCCTTCCTGAGGTGGCCGAGTACTGGAAGCAAGTCATCAAGATCAATGATTACCAGAAGAGCCGGTTCGTGAACCGTGTAGTCTCATCAATGTTCAACACTGTCTCAAGCAAGAAGGTTGCCATTCTTGGATTTGCCTTCAAGAAAGATACCGGTGACACAAGGGAGACTCCGGCCATTGACGTGTGCAAGGGGCTACTTGGCGACAAGGCCAACCTAAGCATATATGATCCACAGGTAACTGAGGACCAAATCCAGAGGGATCTGTCGATGAACAAGTTCGATTGGGACCATCCGATCCACTTGCAGCCGACTAGTCCTTCTACCGTGAAGAAAGTGAGTGTGGTTTGGGATGCATATGAAGCCACAAAGGATGCACATGGAATCTGCATTCTTACTGAGTGGGATGAGTTCAAGACCCTTGATTACCAGAGGATCTATGAGAACATGCAGAAGCCAGCATTTGTTTTTGATGGAAGAAACATCGTTGATGCTGATAAGTTGCGTGATATTGGATTCATTGTTTACTCAATTGGTAAGCCACTTGATGCTTGGCTCAAGGACATGCCTGCTGTGGTGGCATAG